ATAGTTGTAAACCTGACTCAATTGTTAGGGGTCCGGATAACTATTGAATTGACTTATGATTCATGACGGTACTTTGTGGAAATTATTAAAGAGCTTGCCAATTAATTTCCTCTTAGTGAACCCATCATAGCGGTAAAGGTTCTTAGTAGTACCTTGAGAGTTGGCTAAACTTTAGAAGAAATAAACCTTATGAAAACTTATAACTGAGTTTGCGCCTCGAGGTTCCACGatatatatgatgatgatgaaagagAGTAAAAGACCTAGAGAGCTCAAGAGAAATTTGAGGGTTGGAGGTCTAAATTGGATCAAGAACTAAGAACTTGAATTATCTTCGCTAAATTACCTCAAGTTGAGCTTGGGTGGAACAAACTAACCAAGAGTGTAACGTAGGAAGAACTTATTATTAGGAACAAACTTAACAAGCTCTTAAGACaacttaaaaatgaataatgaacTACTAGCaagctacttactgagtatttttatactcaacCTTACTacctcaattttcttttcaggtgGAGCCTGATGTAGTGGTCGAGATGGAGGCACATGTGGGCTATCGACTATAGGGCGTTTGTCACATTTGAGCCTAGAGGAGTTACTCAATCCGCCTTTTCATAATCCTTTATCTGCCTCTTCGTGAGAAAGAAAGGTTTTTGTGGGAAGCTGGGGTGTGCACTTACGGTGGGAACTTTGGAGTGAGAGAACTTCAGAGGTATGGTGTCTAGCAAGGTTTAATGTTTCCCCTTGGGCGTCAATCTTTTTTGTAATAACTCTTTAGGTCTTGTCTTACTTGATTGAAGTCCCTTCCATTAATGGAACTTTCTTTTGTGggctcatttttttttaatatccccttctttcttttctttttcatttgggtctactctaaaaaaaacaaaaaagatcgtaaattatgataaatgTGACTAAATGACTCTTGGACACTCATGCCAACCCTAAACTCAATTTTAAGGTAGCCTAAGTACTTAACCATTGTAAAGTGATAAGCTCACGAGATTAAAGTATGACGGTATGGCGGCCTATTTTCTTACATGAAATCTGATACAATTAAACGGGAATGTACTCCTTGTTTTGAGAAATATGATAAACCCCAATAAAGATGAGAAGTTGTGTTTTATACGCCCTAATGAAAGTCCATAATGTGCGGGTGGGAGATGAAAATTACTCAATTTCAATAGCTTATGCCACAATTTCAACCCGCCATAACCTTTTCCATTCCAAACCAAATTAAGCATATgatatattgtttaaaaagttttcaaaCATGCTTTACACGTAAGCTTCATATGCAAGAGGCAAGTTAATGAAAAGTAATTtgcaagtaaaaaaaaaattgtagcaCAATGGTTCACGTTTCAGGAAAATAACTCAATATACTTGACCAATGTGCACGAAATTTTGCAGAGACTTCATTCTTATTATACCTAAAATACAAGcaaagtttcatagcattaCGAAGgatataaaaatgatttcattaaataattctaaacattcgaagtttaattttaaagaataaatcataaacaaaactaaatcCCCTTTCAACTTGGATCTGATATCAATATTGGAATATTAGAGAAAAGGTAACCAATTATAGTATAGCGAAATCCGCAAAAATCCAATATAACAATTGGAGAATAATCATGAACGAAAAATTCCCACTAAACCTAAGTTCTTCAATTCAGAGATGCAATTATGAATTCAGGTGACTTGGGGAAAAGATTGAAGACAAATAAGGTAGCAGAAGCTACCAGGGAAATGCTAACTAAACAATATACTATAACTAACATTTAAGTATAATAAAagttagaataaaataaacctCGAATAATTAATAGAACAGATAAGAAGAAATATCAGCTAAGGTTCCAAAACTACATTCACAATATAGTTCTCGTACAAAAGTTCCCAAAAGTCCTAAATTtccctttgttttttcattatgTTGGCTCTGGAAAGAAGCTAAATGcagaaatataatattattaccTCTCTTGCCTTTTGTATGGCATTGTTTGATATGTCCAATCCAATAACATAGCGTTCAGAGCTTGCCATTTGTACAACATCATAGCCCTGTCatattaaaaactttgatGTTTTCTATAAAAGAAATAGCATGATTCTAGCTAATTGCTATGCACAAAGGGAAACATCGCCCTTATCCTCAGGCTAGGTTCAGAGATAAGGAATGAATTATAgaatgtaaataatttaaagtttccGTGTAATGAAATCTCTCCAAAATATATTCCTCTGTTAATCTCTTGAAAAGAAAGCTTAATACATTTGAATGCCTCGTTTCAGTTTCTACTTGTTAATTGGTTCAAGCTACAagtttgttttggttttgaatcAGCCGAGGATCCTACTTTTTAGGGAAGTTGCTGATATGTTTAGTTGTCAATTGAAGTTGCtacttttttgaaattaagagTAAGTTTCTACTTTTGTAGAGTTGGCTAACAATTCTTGCCACCTGGGTTGATCGAAGTTATCCGTTTTCACCACGAAGTGGGATCCCAAAAGATATTGTCTCCAAACTCTAAGGCAATGGACAACGGTgaacatttcatttttagagACAGTGTACCTCCTTTCTGCATCGTTGAACTTCCAACTTTCATAGGTGATGGGGTGACCTTGGATAAGGACACCCAGCAAAGTCgcatccccctatagtacgtTTTGAGGCGATTCAGGTCTGACAAATTTAGATGTGATTTTGCCGAATAGTCAAACAAATTCAGGGGaggagttgacaactagtcacaccCCCATATAGTACATTGTGAGGCGAATCAGGTCTAGCatgcctagacatgattttgcaAATAGTCATACAAACAGAAAATACAATGGCAAGacaatacaacatgaaattaaataaagggtTCGGTGTGGCATGCAGCCACAGACAACACGccctggacgagcatgaccgtgacactcgGCCCCTCACTTcctctataaaattatatcaacCCCCTTCAACCTGCTAACTTTTTTACTCTTTCACTGATCACTCCTTCATGTTCAAATGTCACTTGAACCAAAGGTATTATTAGCTCTCTCACCACTAAGGATTCTATCTCCTTTCCAATTGTTAATGTTATTAAATCTAATGAAGCATTTGAAATTAGTCTCAGTAGTGAGGAATCTGAAGCACATTTAGTTGACATACAAAATGATGAATTTTAGGTTGAAGACTCTTTTGTAGAAGCATTTAAAAGTCCTTCTTTGGTTTTGATAAAAGCAATACACTTGAAGTTTCACAATCACTAGCATCATCCGTTTTTATTGTTCAACAACGAGAATTACTTCTTGGTAATCTAGTGTTTTGTCTTGTTTCCTTGAAGActgttttcaatttcaattctttattaattttggagttcCGAGGTGGGTCATTTTTGTAAAGCCTTTTTCTGAGAGATTATAGGGATGTTTATTTGGTGGTTTGGATTTTTGTACTCTTGGGTGTATTTGAGTTGGTTTTGAGTTATTAGAtgtcttttctccttttggaaCAAATGTGCATAAATAAATGTTCTTAGTTGCAATATATCTTCCTTCCCCGTCAGTCTCTTTTGCTCGGAGCTAAGTGTTTTTAGCGTTTATTTCAATACTTCGAttggataattattttaggCTCTTTATTGAAGAGGATTTAGTATTACTTGACTTGTTTTTTATACACTTATTTGTAATCCCTCTTAGTTGTTCTTTTCCACTCTTCTGCGGAGTTTTGTGTCTTTTAAGCATTAGTCTcattatttcaacaaaaagtTTTCGtttgttacaaaaaaaaaaaaataataataataataataaataaataaaataaaataaaattataaaaaaaacgaaatgaCATACACTTCCACATCCAGGCACAAGGGCACGACCATTTGGAAGATCTCCCATTGCACAGAGATGACTAATTACAGGAGTTGGTTGTCCCAGGTCCCATGGTGTCAGCCCTTGCTCCCAGCATGTCTCCCAACCACCTAATTAGTAAACCTTCAGAGCATGAGCACAATGGATGCAAGAATGAAAATATCAAAGTCGATATCGAGATTTCAATTTATGgatatatcaataaaatatcaatattgACAAATATTCTAGTAAACCAGTACATATGTAttatggagagagagagagagaaacagccgaattttattgataaatgaaatgattaaGGGGAAAACCCCAAACACCCAATAAACAgcattaaataaactaaatccATGAAGACTTCAAAAGATGATTGAGTATCACCAAAGACCCTTCCATTCCTTTCACACCATAAAGACTAAAAGAAAACAGTTGAAGGACAGCCACAAAACTTTCGCAACTGCTTTGGATGGATGTCCTATGAAAACAAGGATAATAAATCTTGAATGCTTCAAGGCATAATCGTATTTCAACCAAAACCACCCAAACAAAAGTCCAATCTTGTAAAGCAAAAGTGCAAGAGCCAAATAGAGATATTCATAGGTTCTTTACACTCcctataaaattataaagtgcctttagattaataattaagtaatttaCCCTCCATAGAGATATTAATAGATGTTTTGCATGAAGTGTTTGTGGTGGTTAAAAAGTCATTAAAAGGTTGTTGTCTCTTGCATGtatcttcaaatttaatgGGTATTTTGCTTAAAGTGCCGTTGGTGCAAGttgattcttttaattttgtttagttgGTTATGGCAGAATTTTTACTACGGTCCTTTGTGTCACTATCCATGGAGCGATTATGCCCCAAGAAAGTCATCAAGGACGACGACTAGTTAAGTGTGGGAGAATATCACAACCATACTATGAAGATAGTAGGTTGTGACTCTCACATCGAGACAAGCAAATCaacgaccctcaagtggcgCCCATCCGGCCATGTGAAGGCCAAGACAGACGAGTGCCATGATGCAACCGAGGAGGAcggtgcatcatctaacacaccaaAGAGATGTGCATTGAAGTCAAGTTGAGGCATAAGTAAGACAGAGGCAACGATGTCAACATGAAGGACAAAAATAGGCTTGATAAAGGGTCGGGTAGGACTCCGGGCCTTAACCTCGAAATTCGGGGTTCCATAAGGAGTTTGGGCATGTGGCTCTAGAGTTAACtccgtccatatgaaatatgaaagttcACCAAATATGGTGTCAATTGGACACTGGACGGATGCTCCACGATACCGTATGACTGTCcgccaaaatcatgtctacatcTGCTAGATtagaaatgcctcaaaatgtaccttAGGGGGAGGCATGGTGTTAGTTTTCCACCTCCCCTAGGCATTGTGGCTTAAGCGAGCTACCCTATAGCACATACGTGTATCACAATGAGGGCGAGAATtgcgagacgagtgtctcagGCGACTTTCTTTGAAATTGGTCTTTCAAGGATAGTGTCGGATGGCACAAGTGAGCTGACATGCACACCAAGCATTTGTTGGAGGTTGGTATATGTACTCGCTATCTAGTATAGAGTCCataaatgatatgacatgGACACGGGAGGGTCCAATGCCCCGATAGAGTCCGGATGGATGGACGTTCGGGAGGTCCTGATAATATGAATGACACATGGGCCTGTTCTTGATGGGCAAGACCGAGTGAGCTATGATAAGACCGAGTGAGCTATGATAAGACCGAGTGAGCTATGATGGCCGATGACATCCCGGGACTTGGGATGGCATCATGACATGAAGGCAGTATCAATCGGGAACTAAGATGAGAATTGAGATGCAACGTTACATATGAGAGACTTTGGCCTCAAGTAGAGGCAACGTCAAGCCAGATGATTTGGCCTAGTGTAGAAGCAAGTCGGTGGGGTAGCAAAAGATTGAGCATGCATGCACGGGCGGCATGTGTGGCTGAACAAGCTTGAATTCCACACAAGTTATATTCAGTTGGTGAAGAAAAACCTCTTCTAAGGTCCAACGAAGCCACAAAGGCAGGCGAAAAATGTATATAAGGTTGAGTTCCTCTCTAGGTTagtcgtgagcgtgtcaagatcacgaaaCTGCAAGGTTGAAAATGTACGACCCTGACACTTTGCAGGAAGAGTTGGGGGTGGTTGAAGATTAATTAatgttgtttctttgttttaggtTGAGCTTTGAAAAGGTGTTTGGTTGAAGATCAATCAATGTTgtttctttgctttgggttGAGCTTCCAAAAGATGTTTGGTTTGAAGAGTTCTAAAGTCGAACAATTCTATAACAATTATTGACTGCTTAAGCTATTCAAAAGAGTTCTAAAGTCAAGCAAATATTATCAATCGTTTCATCCAATCCCAAAACCAATCAACGAAAATTCCTGAAATGGAACCGAAAAAAATCCGATTCAAATTATGTGCTTGTCCCTGAGTTACACTATTCATCCCGCAAACGGCAGTATATCACATAGACGAATCTTCAGGGCCAAAACATGACTGAACAGGTATAAGTAGAATAGGAAATGAGTTGAAATTCAGCATTACCAGTGTGGTCGTCGCGGATAACTTTCGAAAACTTATCGACGCGCGATTGATGATTGGAATTCGAAGCGTTATGTTCAGAATTATGTTGGCCCATCCTCAATTTCGTTGGCAAACGTCGATGGCTTTGCAATGGAGCAGCTCCAAGTATTGAAGGCAATTTCCTAATGCCGACGATCATACCTTCTTTCAATCTTTGCCTAAtggaaatattatatatatatatatataattaatataaatatcaaattagttaaaaaaaaaaaaaaaaaaaaaaatttaaaaatactcctccaaatgtttcaaaaatttagttaaattttttttttcttttaaaaaatgcctactgtttttaaaattttcaaaaactcctttttaacattttttaaaaaatcttaaaaaataccaaaatcatgaatacttttaaaattttataaaaaaaaaaaaattaaaagttttaagtgtatgtatttttatctaaaaaacaATGGTAAgggtatttaatttttttttttttttttaaagattctTGAAATACCAGTttacacatttttaaaataaaataaaaaaattagaaatatttttattaatttaggccAATATAAATGCTAAATTTTTTCGAACTCTATGAGATTCGAAGCTCTCCATTTTTgttaaactaaaagaaattagaacggTACAAGTCTATTACacttatatatgtatataactTGATCATACTTATAATACACTGCGTTCCATCTCTTCTACCTACTTACACTCAAAGAAGTTCGATCAGCCACGTGTCTAGTATGTGTTCTATCATGCTAGAAATGTCGAGATCACCGAAAggatagattttttttttaatctttcctttcattttgttgTCACTTATCAATCTtgttatattttacttttgaaagaCTACCTGAGAAGTGCAATATTTGAAACAATGAACACTCTTCTAAAGGATCCCTTGGTGACAAACTCCTCAAAATAACAAATGTTAGGAGTAGAGATGGagaaacaagaacacaaaaattGGGCGACAAGTAGAATGATTCAAGTGAAGCAACAAAAATGATTGAgagtgaaatttgaagatgaatgaGCTCATAAATTATGCAATTACTTGTTCATCTGTGCTTCCTCAGAGACGATGGCCTTCCAGTTCTTGACGACTGACCAGCCACAGCAGCATAAGCTCTGAGTTTCTTCAGAATCATCCTCTCGCTCTCACATAGCATCCAAGAATGATATAACTTCCTATCTTGTACGCTACATACCATCTCGACGTCTTTTTCTAAACATCTTGAACCGTATAAGCTTTCCCGCATATCTGCAAGCGACACGAGAGCTCTGCGAACGTCTTTAGTCAGCAATACATCCCGGGTAAGTTTTGAATCTTCAACCCAGATGGTGTTTCCTTTTTGATACAACATAACGCCACTATAATTCCCTGATACTGATGTAGTCATATCAAAGTGATTAAATGCAACCTCTGGTAGCAACATTATGTAAATTAATATCAGTAGTTCAGTTTGTGGTTCCCCATCGTATGATATCTCAAAATATTCAGTGTCTTCATTGCCACAACCACAGTACTCCAACTTTCTCCATAGTGATACTCTTACTCTACTGTATCGCCTCGAAAATCGAGATGAACTCCAATCAGTAACCAGCTTCAAATCAATGTTAACGATATCATAGGGATTATCTGCTTCTGTAAATCCGTATCGGTGTAGCAAAGCAGCGTTACCGAGCAAACCATATGTATTGAACACCTAATGTCCagcagaagaaacaaaaaagttatTCCAAACCCCTTCAACTGAACGTTTTCATGGCAACCACAGAGGTCGACAAGATTTGGTTACGAGTGAAGAGAAAAATCTCTCATTTAACGAAACGAAAAACTAACCTCATTACCAGCTTTGACATTCTTCACCATGATCATCTCAAGCGTGGTGGGATCACCTCCGAGTTCCGAAGAGCTTGAGTCAGTATCACATGCATTGTTTAGCTCAGTTAGAAGAGAATCTGGTTCTTCTTTGTCCGGAGGAGAATTCCAGCATTTGGACTCATCGTCATATGGATGTACATCGTTTAGGCCAGAAGTACTATTATCAGACTCGACATCAGAAGACACCAAGGTAAAGTGTACATCCTCAGCATTCGTCTTGTGGTTAAACCTAGGTTTCAATGAATTGAATGAGAGATGATAAACACCGAGTTCTTAATTCAAACTGAATCATGATGATTATTCAAGTTCAAATTCCAATTTATTCCTTGAGCATCATACTTATTCTAATAtagattttatatttataaatacgagaaaatttcaagttcTAGTCCTCAATGAATCTACCAACACTCaccaatttcaaaataataataataaaactaaataaataaataaaatctaaccaaaatttcatccttcttcaaaacaatttcataGAGCCTTTGATCATGTAGTCCATTGAACACATGTCagaatatttttctttttactgaTTCTTCAAACAAAAACCTAACATAATGTAAACATCAtgaaacttaaatttaaagtccaatttgattaaattaaaagtttgagGTAAAAATTGACCCACTATACCAAATTCAAGAAGTTTgtcttcaaatattttcttttgatcatGGATGTTCCCAAAAAATTCTTAACTTTTATACCATAGTTAAATTGGACACTGGCAGACTAAagattttgtaaatatatatatatatatatatatgaaaaattaaccagaagatcaaaatataatattataaaagttaagacaaacaaaatattcaaactaaagTGAAAAACACATAATACGTAAGTTTAAGGATCAATAATTCAACAGGtataaataattcataacaGGTGCCTAAATCCTAAGCATCTCCAATACCTAATTCGAGACGAGACAAAGACACATgacaagaaaaatgagatGAAAAAACAAGTCCTTGATAGGACTCAAAGCTCCTCCACCACTTTTAGGTAGATCCTTTTGAGAAACAAGTCCTTGACAGGACTCGAAGCAACTCTATTTGCTACTATTTAGTTTAGAAAAAATAGTTACCATTTGGCCAGACTTTCGATAAGCTTAGTACCTCTCCCGCACTCTAGAGGCCATATATAATGCATAGAATTGAAAATGGTaagtatatatattgataacaaattaaaagaaggaTTAACTTACAGATCTGCCAAAGGGACCATCCCAAACCCATGAAAGTCATCAATCTCGAAAGATCTAGAAGAAATGAGGCTCCTCACGGAAAAATATTGTTCAACGCCGAAAAATTCTGGACTGAACATCAAAGGTGCAGACATCATAAGAGGCACGATATTCTCTTTCCAGTCCTCAAACATAAGGGTCTTGTCTTCTTTTACCGTCTGCCTAAAAGTGTAAGAAAAATCATCTACATAGATTACACTTAAAAGTCACTGCATCATCGCTTTATCATAAGtagaaataacaaaatagtGAACCTACTTGAAGGCAGGAAGTAAACACAAAA
This sequence is a window from Cucurbita pepo subsp. pepo cultivar mu-cu-16 chromosome LG19, ASM280686v2, whole genome shotgun sequence. Protein-coding genes within it:
- the LOC111782265 gene encoding ribosomal lysine N-methyltransferase 3, with product MTSRRLRAFKRWMASQGIQYSDALEFTDSCGDGIAVKALCDLREGDVVATIPKLACLTVKTSSACPIIEEAGLGGYLGLSVALMYERSLGENSNWAGYLQLLPDKELLPLLWSLEDVDQFLCGTELHKTVKEDKTLMFEDWKENIVPLMMSAPLMFSPEFFGVEQYFSVRSLISSRSFEIDDFHGFGMVPLADLFNHKTNAEDVHFTLVSSDVESDNSTSGLNDVHPYDDESKCWNSPPDKEEPDSLLTELNNACDTDSSSSELGGDPTTLEMIMVKNVKAGNEVFNTYGLLGNAALLHRYGFTEADNPYDIVNIDLKLVTDWSSSRFSRRYSRVRVSLWRKLEYCGCGNEDTEYFEISYDGEPQTELLILIYIMLLPEVAFNHFDMTTSVSGNYSGVMLYQKGNTIWVEDSKLTRDVLLTKDVRRALVSLADMRESLYGSRCLEKDVEMVCSVQDRKLYHSWMLCESERMILKKLRAYAAVAGQSSRTGRPSSLRKHR
- the LOC111781882 gene encoding probable thiol methyltransferase 2 isoform X1 produces the protein MIVGIRKLPSILGAAPLQSHRRLPTKLRMGQHNSEHNASNSNHQSRVDKFSKVIRDDHTGGWETCWEQGLTPWDLGQPTPVISHLCAMGDLPNGRALVPGCGSGYDVVQMASSERYVIGLDISNNAIQKARELSSSSPKIRYFSFLKEDFFSWRPKELFDLIFDYTFFSAIEPAMRVAWGQQMQMLLKPNGELITLMFPIDNHIGGPPYKVSVSEYEDVLLPLGFKAVLIKDNEHAIPPRKGREMIGRWKRSLAHASL